One stretch of Brachyhypopomus gauderio isolate BG-103 chromosome 10, BGAUD_0.2, whole genome shotgun sequence DNA includes these proteins:
- the klf15 gene encoding Krueppel-like factor 15, which translates to MVDRLLLEEQTFQPYSYTVPAHHRLEMVTDEGVYHVLPSPFSEDELSDSSSSCSCSSPESHVLGSSCSSSGSSGESQDGGESQDGLLDFFISQATLSQFSPPQSTAPAVVPPVLPMGLAWESRRDRAIAKEECFEFPIFPGDLEAHAGLLFQPTLEEIEEFLEENMEVVALKEEASDGTVTSMSEQVSSPEPQTHSPDQTVPVCSVSATASADPEGTQCSPSPSAATQTGVINEESCGKASVLEGSGLPVILQIQPVQIKQEPSANTPSAVQPLPPAPDIKIAQLLVNIQGQTFALVPHMIPPAGLSGPSSKFVRIAPVPIAAKPAGLGENATGGVQGGLLVGGQKFQKSSVADLIKMHKCTFPGCAKMYTKSSHLKAHLRRHTGEKPFACTWPGCGWRFSRSDELSRHRRSHSGVKPYQCPVCEKKFARSDHLSKHIKVHRFPRNSRTPRSSH; encoded by the exons ATGGTGGATCGCTTGCTGCTGGAAGAACAAACTTTTCAGCCTTATAGTTACACAGTGCCAGCCCACCATCGTTTGGAGATGGTGACGGACGAGGGCGTTTACCACGTGCTGCCGTCTCCTTTCTCTGAGGATGAGCTGAGCGACTCGTCCAGCTCGTGCTCCTGCTCCAGTCCCGAGTCGCACGTTCTCGGCTCCAGCTGCAGTAGCAGCGGCTCCAGTGGTGAGAGCCAAGATGGCGGCGAGAGCCAAGATGGCCTCCTGGACTTCTTCATCTCCCAGGCCACTCTGAGTCAGTTCTCTCCTCCACAGAGCACCGCTCCGGCTGTGGTCCCTCCCGTCCTCCCCATGGGTCTGGCCTGGGAGTCTCGTAGGGATCGGGCCATCGCCAAGGAGGAATGCTTTGAGTTTCCCATATTTCCTGGAGATCTGGAGGCACATGCAGGGCTATTGTTTCAGCCCACACTGGAGGAGATTGAGGAGTTTCTGGAGGAGAACATGGAGGTGGTTGCGTTAAAGGAGGAAGCCAGCGACGGGACAGTGACTAGCATGAGTGAACAGGTATCTTCACcagaaccacagacacacagccctGACCAAACAGTGCCTGTCTGTAGTGTGTCTGCTACAGCTTCCGCTGATCCAGAGGGTACGCAGTGCTCACCAAGCCCCTCAGCAGCAACTCAAACTGGGGTGATAAATGAAGAGTCCTGTGGGAAGGCATCGGTGTTGGAGGGCTCAGGACTGCCCGTCATCTTGCAGATCCAGCCTGTTCAGATTAAACAGGAGCCCAGTGCCAACACACCGTCTGCCGTGCAGCCATTGCCTCCTGCTCCTGACATCAAAATCGCCCAGCTGCTCGTGAACATCCAGGGACAGACGTTCGCTCTGGTGCCCCACATGATACCGCCGGCCGGCCTCAGTGGCCCTTCCTCCAAGTTCGTCCGCATCGCTCCCGTGCCCATCGCGGCCAAACCAGCCGGGCTCGGGGAAAACGCTACCGGGGGTGTTCAGGGAGGCCTCCTCGTTGGAGGTCAGAAATTCCAGAAGAGTTCCGTAGCCGATCTCATCAAAATGCACAAGTGTACTTTTCCGGGATGTGCCAAGATGTACACCAAGAGCAGCCATTTGAAGGCCCACCTGAGaagacacacaggagagaaaccttTCGCCTGCACCTGGCCAGGATGTGGCTGGAG GTTCTCCCGCTCGGACGAGCTGTCACGCCACCGCCGATCTCACTCCGGAGTGAAGCCATACCAGTGTCCCGTCTGCGAGAA